In Spirosoma sp. KUDC1026, the sequence AATGTTCGCGCATCGCGGGTGGTGCGTACAACCCGGCCATCGGGCGGTCGAAGCGGCTTTTTTGGTGGCCGAAGCCGGGGGTTCTCGTCTTAGAATCGCACGTTGATCGCGGAGCCCATGGCTTATTAATGTACCTTTAAGCATGAATCGGAAAGCAAGCATTGAGAGGTTTCAGAACGAAGAATTCGATGTGTGCATAATCGGAGCGGGTTCCAGTGGAGCCGGTGCCGCGCTGGATGCTGCCTTACGGGGGTACCGGGTGGCACTGATCGATCGGGGCGATTTTGCGGGCGAAACCTCGTCGCGTTCCACAAAGCTCATTCATGGGGGAGTCCGTTATCTGGAACAGGCCATCAAAAAGCTGGATCTGGCCCAGCTGCGGCAGGTCAGACACGGCCTGGCCGAACGGCGGACCGTTATTCGGAATGCTCCTCACCTAGCTCATCCGCTATCGCTGCTAACCCCCGTCTTTAGTTTTTTCGAAGGCGTTTACATTACCATTGGCCTCCGGCTATACGACTTCTTTGCCCGGCATGATACGTTCCCTAAGGGGCGCTGGCTCAGTAAAAAAGAAGCTATGGCTCAGATGCCGACGCTAACGCATAATATGCACAGTGCGGTTCAGTACTATGACGGACAATTGAACGACGCACGGTACGCACTGGCGCTGGCTCATTCGGCCGCCGAAGGCGGGGCTGCCGTGGCTACCTATATCAACGTAACGGGTTTCGAGCGCAATGGAAACCGACTAATGGCGGCAAAAGTCGAAGATGTACTAACGGGAACGTCTTTTTCCATAAAATCCAGACTGTTCCTGAATTGTACGGGGCCTTATGCCGATGCTATTCGGCTGATGGCCAACCCCAAAATTGAGCCCCGTATCCGGCCGAGCAAGGGTGTTCACATTACGCTGCCCCGGGAGGTGCTGCAAAGTGATAGCGCCATGCTGATTCCCAAGACAGCCGATGGTCGGGTCGTTTTTGCCATTCCGTTCGAGGATAAAGTGTTTGTGGGTACGACCGACGACGATTATGCCGATGGCACACGCGAGCCGACGCTGGAGCCCGATGAAATTAGGTACCTGCTCGATACGTTACGTCCTTACGTAGCCAACGTGCCCGACGCCAGCGAAGTGCAGGCTGGTTTTGGGGGCATCCGACCATTGATTGTCAGCAACCGGGCTAACACGAAAGCCCTGCTGCGCGATCACGAAGTTGAAGAAGATCCGGAATCGGGCCTGCTGAGTCTGCTGGGTGGGAAGTGGACAACGTACCGACTCATGGCGCAGGATGCTGTCGACCGGGTTGCCGAACGGCTGAACAGCCAGGCTCGCTCAGAAACGGCGACCCACTACCTGGTTGGTGGCGAAAACTACCGCTTCGATGACTGGCATACGCTGCAAGCAACGTATCAGCTTTCGCCGGATGTCTGCCAGCATCTCATGCAAACCTACGGCAACCGGGCCGAGCGCGTAGCCCGTTTAATTCGGGAGAACAGTGAATGGGCCGAACGCCTGTGTACCGAGCAGCCTTACATTCTGGCCGAGGTTATTTACCAAGTACGTGAGGAAATGGCCGTTACCATCCGCGACGTACTGGCCCGGCGCTGGCGGCTCGAACTGCTGGACTGGCGCCTGACGAGTGAATTGGCTCCTGCCGTGGCCGAGCTGATGGCTTCTGAGTTGAGCTGGTCGCCGGACGAACAGGCGACCTACATCAGGCAGTACCAGGCATTGGTTGCCACGTTTATCCGGCAGGCTGGTCTACGGACCGATCTTATTACGGCCTGACCGGTCAGAGTAAAACGCTTTTCTAAACCCTGACAAAAGAATCAATGATTTCGTTGAAGCGATTACCAACCAGTCCCGATGCCCAGCTACGTAACATTGGCTGGGAATGGATGCTGGGCCACGATACATTACCCTATCTGACTAATGAGGCTGTTGAAGTCAGTCCCGACGAAGCCGACGCCTACGCTGAAGCGGCCAATGACCTGTTCGATATGTTCGTAGCGGCCGGTCAGCACGTAATCGATAACAATCGGTTTGCGGAGCTGGGTATCCCCGAGAACCTGGTTGAACTGATCAGATTATCCTGGGACGATGATCGAAACATTCATTTGTACGGCCGGTTCGACCTGGCCGGAGGCATTGATGGCAGTCAGATCAAATTGCTGGAATTCAATGCGGACACGGCAACCTGTTTGCCTGAAACCGCCGTGGTACAATACGCCCATCTGAAGGCAAACCGGCTGGACGACAGTCAGCAGCTCAATACGTTGTTTGAAACGCTGACAGCTCAGTTTGAAGAGTTGCTCGCAGTTAATCCTGACCTTCAGCCTACGTTGTTACTGTCGGCTATGCGAGGCTTCCCGGAAGATGATGCTAACGTGGCCTTATTGGGCGAAGCAGCTCGGGAAGCAGGTTTTGAGGTGGAATTCGACTTTGTTGATAATGTAGAGTTCTCGTCGGAAGAAGGAATTTTCTGGCAGAATCCCAAAAACAGTCAATTCGAAAAAATGGACTTCTGGTTCAAACTGGTTCCCTGGGAATCGATTGCTGAAGACGAGCCGGAAATGCTCAACATCTTAACCGATCTGGTGCGGCAGCGGCTAGTTGTGATCTTGAATCCAGCCTATACGTTGCTGTTCCAGTCAAAATACATCCTGAAAGTTCTCTGGGAACTGTATCCGTATCACCCGCTGCTGCTCGAAACCGATACGAAACCGTTAGGCGGTAAAGCCTGCGTTGAGAAGGTGATTTTTGGCCGTGAAGGCGCTAACGTGCGGATCTTGAACGAAGACGGGAGCGAGCGGCTGGGCGTTGAAGGTGAATACGGCGAATACCCTAAAATCTACCAGGAATACGTCCAACTCGAACAGGACAGTGAAGGCAATACGTATCAGGCGGGTGTGTTTTTTGCCGGAGAAGCCTGCGGGCTGGGCTTCCGGAAAGGCGGCCCTATTCTGGACAACGGAGCCAGCTTTGTCGGGCACATCATCGAATAAAAAAGACGGCCCTCTTTACGGAGGGCCGTTTCTGTTACGATGGGCGGAACAAGTCAGCCAATAGGCTGTTTTCCATACAGTCTGCCGGTTTGACAACCGGACAAACCAATCGTTTAATCGGTAGAGAGAAGTACGCTAAAAACATCGGTATGGTGGGGTTGTATCTGCAGGCAATTGTTTACGTAATAGCGGGGATCGCACATCTGGTAAAACCCCGCCCGTTTTTATCCATCATGCCGCCTTACGTTCCCGCGCATCAGCTGATGGTGACGCTTAGCGGGATTGCCGAAATTATACTGGGGCTTGGTCTGCTGATTCCTGCCACGCGCTCCTGGGCGGCTTGGGGGCTTATTCTGCTGTTGATCGCCGTCTTTCCGGCCAATGTTTACATGGCTATGGATGATAAATTCACCCAGATACCCGCGCTGATACGGTGGGGAAGACTCCCCTTACAGGGGCTGTTGATCTGGTGGGCGTATCGGTACACCTGAACAGGGCGGTTACTTTTTATGAAGGAATTTTCAACTTGTTGATTTTACGGCCTTCTACTTTTCCTAACTTTGTTCTACCCACTGCTGAACCATTGCAAAATAGCAGCCGTTACTTCGTTACATACTAAAAATCTAATCGCTTCAGCGACACCCTCATGAGCGACGCCATCAAACATGAGTGCGGTATTGCCCTGATTCGGCTCCGCAAACCGTACCAGTATTACATCGACAAATACGGTACTCCCCTTTATGGAGCCAATAAGCTCTACCTGCTCATGGAAAAGCAGGTGAACCGGGGCCAGGATGGAGCCGGTATCGCGAACATCAAACTCGATGTTCCACCCGGCCACCGCTACATCAGCCGATACCGGTCTGTTGACCAACGACCCGTAGCGGATATCTTCGAAAAGGTTAACAAGAAATTCCGAAAAGCGCTCAAAGGCAACAAAGACAAGGCCAAAGACGCGCACTGGTTGCAGGAGAATATCGCGTTTACGGGCGAGGTCTGGATGGGGCACCTGCGTTACGGTACCCACGGGGCCAACGAAATTGAAAACTGTCACCCGATGCTGCGGCAAAGTAACTGGCGCAGTCGGAATCTGGTCGTTGCGGGAAACTTCAACATGACCAACGTCGACGGGCTGTTCGATAAACTTGTTTCGTTGGGGCAGCATCCCAAAGACAAGATGGATACCGTTACGGTGATGGAGAAGATCGGTCACTTCCTAGACGAAGAAAACCAGCGGGTGTTCGATCGTTTCAAAGGCATCTACGAAAACCCGGATCTGTCTGATATTATTGAGGACAACCTCGACATGCAGCGGGTTCTGCACCGTTCCTGCCGGGATTTTGATGGCGGGTACGCCATGGTTGGTATGACAGGATACGGTGCTTCGTTCGTCGCTCGTGATCCGGCGGGTATTCGCCCGGCTTACTACTATGCCGATGATGAAGTCGTGGTGGTTGCGTCGGAAAAACCAGCCATCAAAACGGCGTTTAACGTAGAGTATAACGAGATTAAAGAAGTGCAGCCTGGTCATGCTCTGATCATCGATAAATACGGTGAATACGCTGAGCAGCAGTTTGTGAAGCCAATCGAAAAGCGTTCCTGCAGTTTCGAGCGTATTTATTTCTCGCGTGCTACCGATCCGGATATTTACAACGAGCGGAAGCAACTAGGTAAACTGCTCATTCCGCAGATTCTAAAGGAAATCGATTACGACTTGGAGAATACCGTCTTCTCCTACATCCCGAACACGGCTGAAACGGCGTTTTTCGGCATGGTAGAAGGCATTGAAGAATACCTCTATAAACAGCGCAAAAAAGCGATTATGGATGGTATTCTCTTCGAAGAAGAGCTGGATCGGGTGCTGGCGTTCCGACCCCGTATCGAAAAGCTGGTGTCTAAGGATGTAAAACTCCGGACATTCATCACCGACGACAGCCAACGCGACGATATGGTATCGCACGTGTACGATACAACGTTCGAAGTAATCAAAAAAGGCAAGGATAATATCGTTGTTGTCGATGATTCCATCGTTCGGGGCACAACGCTCGAAAAGAGTATCCTGCGCATGCTGGATCGGTTAGGCCCCAAGAAAATTATTATTGTTTCGTCGGCTCCCCAGATTCGCTTTCCGGACTGCTACGGCATTGATATGTCGAAAGTGAAGGAATTTGTTGCCTTCCGGGCGGTACTTGAGCTGTTGCGTGAACGGGGCCAGGAATATATTCTTGATGAAGTGTACGCTGAGTGCGTAGCGGCCATCGAATCGGGTAACGCGACGAAAGAAAACTACGTAAAAGCGATCTTTGCGCCCTTCACGCACGAAGAGTTATCGAATAAAGTGGCGCAGATTATCACGCCGTCTGATTTGAAAGCTGAGGTAGCCGTTGTCTACCAGACGGTTGAAAACCTGCACGCAGCTTGCCCTGGTCACTCCGGCGACTGGTACTTTACGGGCAACTACCCAACCCCCGGTGGTAACAACGTTGTTAACAAGGCGTTCGTTAATTTCATGGAAGGCAAGTTAGTACGCGCTTACTAGATCGTATTTTTTGAATAAATAAAGACGGGCGGGCGGAGTTAACTCTCTGTCCGCTCGTCGTCTTTACACACTAGTCTGTATCATTTCTTCCACTGTAGTGCATTAATGTACTGACCGATTTTACGACCCTCCTGCAGCCCGGTATCGTTGTCCTGACGGGTATGAATGCCCCCGAGAAACCGCGACAGGGCCGACTCTTCGGCAGTTTCCCAGAATGATTTAAACCTACGCGCTTTAAAGTCCGTGTTACGCGCTACGTCGCGCGCCCGGCCTGTGTGCGTATCATCCGTAAACGGGAACTGATCGCCGAACAG encodes:
- a CDS encoding glycerol-3-phosphate dehydrogenase/oxidase produces the protein MNRKASIERFQNEEFDVCIIGAGSSGAGAALDAALRGYRVALIDRGDFAGETSSRSTKLIHGGVRYLEQAIKKLDLAQLRQVRHGLAERRTVIRNAPHLAHPLSLLTPVFSFFEGVYITIGLRLYDFFARHDTFPKGRWLSKKEAMAQMPTLTHNMHSAVQYYDGQLNDARYALALAHSAAEGGAAVATYINVTGFERNGNRLMAAKVEDVLTGTSFSIKSRLFLNCTGPYADAIRLMANPKIEPRIRPSKGVHITLPREVLQSDSAMLIPKTADGRVVFAIPFEDKVFVGTTDDDYADGTREPTLEPDEIRYLLDTLRPYVANVPDASEVQAGFGGIRPLIVSNRANTKALLRDHEVEEDPESGLLSLLGGKWTTYRLMAQDAVDRVAERLNSQARSETATHYLVGGENYRFDDWHTLQATYQLSPDVCQHLMQTYGNRAERVARLIRENSEWAERLCTEQPYILAEVIYQVREEMAVTIRDVLARRWRLELLDWRLTSELAPAVAELMASELSWSPDEQATYIRQYQALVATFIRQAGLRTDLITA
- a CDS encoding glutathionylspermidine synthase family protein, with protein sequence MISLKRLPTSPDAQLRNIGWEWMLGHDTLPYLTNEAVEVSPDEADAYAEAANDLFDMFVAAGQHVIDNNRFAELGIPENLVELIRLSWDDDRNIHLYGRFDLAGGIDGSQIKLLEFNADTATCLPETAVVQYAHLKANRLDDSQQLNTLFETLTAQFEELLAVNPDLQPTLLLSAMRGFPEDDANVALLGEAAREAGFEVEFDFVDNVEFSSEEGIFWQNPKNSQFEKMDFWFKLVPWESIAEDEPEMLNILTDLVRQRLVVILNPAYTLLFQSKYILKVLWELYPYHPLLLETDTKPLGGKACVEKVIFGREGANVRILNEDGSERLGVEGEYGEYPKIYQEYVQLEQDSEGNTYQAGVFFAGEACGLGFRKGGPILDNGASFVGHIIE
- a CDS encoding MauE/DoxX family redox-associated membrane protein, translating into MVGLYLQAIVYVIAGIAHLVKPRPFLSIMPPYVPAHQLMVTLSGIAEIILGLGLLIPATRSWAAWGLILLLIAVFPANVYMAMDDKFTQIPALIRWGRLPLQGLLIWWAYRYT
- a CDS encoding amidophosphoribosyltransferase, translated to MSDAIKHECGIALIRLRKPYQYYIDKYGTPLYGANKLYLLMEKQVNRGQDGAGIANIKLDVPPGHRYISRYRSVDQRPVADIFEKVNKKFRKALKGNKDKAKDAHWLQENIAFTGEVWMGHLRYGTHGANEIENCHPMLRQSNWRSRNLVVAGNFNMTNVDGLFDKLVSLGQHPKDKMDTVTVMEKIGHFLDEENQRVFDRFKGIYENPDLSDIIEDNLDMQRVLHRSCRDFDGGYAMVGMTGYGASFVARDPAGIRPAYYYADDEVVVVASEKPAIKTAFNVEYNEIKEVQPGHALIIDKYGEYAEQQFVKPIEKRSCSFERIYFSRATDPDIYNERKQLGKLLIPQILKEIDYDLENTVFSYIPNTAETAFFGMVEGIEEYLYKQRKKAIMDGILFEEELDRVLAFRPRIEKLVSKDVKLRTFITDDSQRDDMVSHVYDTTFEVIKKGKDNIVVVDDSIVRGTTLEKSILRMLDRLGPKKIIIVSSAPQIRFPDCYGIDMSKVKEFVAFRAVLELLRERGQEYILDEVYAECVAAIESGNATKENYVKAIFAPFTHEELSNKVAQIITPSDLKAEVAVVYQTVENLHAACPGHSGDWYFTGNYPTPGGNNVVNKAFVNFMEGKLVRAY